The window TACCCCTGTGGGAGTGAGCCTGCTCGCGATAGCGCCGGGTAAGCCGATATCAATGTTGAATGATTAACCGCTATCGCGAGCAGGCTCACTCCTACAGGGGAGGGTGGTGGTCTTGAAGGGAATGTCTGTAGCCAAAACAACTGTTTTCTGAAGGGGACGTCTTCAGAACTAGTAGGGCAAATCTGATTTTCCCGCCCCTCCATCAATACCCCTTGTCGCTCATGCAGAATCGCCCGCCTTCATTCTGCAGAGACACATCGGATGTTCGCTCCTGCCAATCAACCGCGTTTCACGTTGACGATCGACGGCGTCCAGACTGAGCTCAAGGTCCTTGAGTTCACGGGCACGGAAGCCATCAGTCAGCCCTACCGTTTTGATCTGGAACTGGTCAGCGAACGGCCCGACATCGAACTCGAAAGCCTCCTGCATCGTCAGGCATTCCTGAGTTTTGATGCTCAGGGTTCCGGCATTCATGGTCAGATTTTTCGCGTTGGCCAAAGCGATTCCGGCCAACGCCTCACGGGCTACCAAATCAGCCTCGTGCCGCGCCTGGCCTACCTCGGCCAGCGCATCAATCAGCGGATTTTCCAGCACAAAAGCGTGCCGACGATCATCGCGCAAATCTTCAAGGACCACGGCATCCAGCGCGATGCTTTCGAGTTTCGACTCGGCAGCGATTACCCCGAGCGTGAGTACTGCGTGCAATACGCGGAAAGCGATCTGGCTTTCATCCAGCGGCTGTGTGCCGAGATCGGCATTCATTACCACTTTCAGCACAGTCTCGACGGGCACCTGCTGGTGTTTGGCGATGACCAGACGGTTTTCCCTCGGCTGCCCGAGCCGACGCTCTACCTGCCGGGCAGCGGCATGGCGGCGGATGCGCCGGCCATCAAACGTTTCAACGTGCGACTGGAAACCCGGACGACAGCCGTCACCCGTCGCGACTACGACTTCAAAAAACCTCGCCTGCAACTTGAAAGCCGCCTCGACAGTGAGCTGCGACCGGTGCTCGAGGATTACCACTTTCCTGGCCAATTCACCGACCGCGAACACGGCAAGCATCTGGCCCAACGAGCACTCGAACGGCACAACGCCGACTTCCGTCAGGCCGAAGGTCGTGGCGACGAATCGGCTTTGGTCAGCGGGCATTTCCTACACCTGGCCGAACACCCGCATCAGGCGTGGAATGACCTGTGGTTGATCACTGAAATTGAACACCATGGCCGTCAACCACAAGTGCTGGAAGAGTCGGTTACCAGTGACGGCCCGGATGATTTCCAGGGCTATCGCAATACCTTCCTGGCCACACCGTGGGACGTTTGGTTTCGCCCTCCACTCGGGCCGGAAAAGCCGCGCATGCTCGGCTATCAATCTGCCGTGGTCACCGGCCCGACCGACAGTGAAATCCATTGCGACGAGTTCGGTCGGGTCAAGGTTCAGCTCGCCTGGGACCGCGACGGTCAGCTCGATGAACACTCCAGTTGCTGGCTGCGCGTCGCCACCGGCTGGGCGCACGACCGTTATGGCAGCGTGATGATCCCGCGAGTCGGCATGGAAGTGCTGGTGGGGTTCGTCGACGCCGATGCCGACAAACCGCTGGTGATGGGTTGCCTGCCCAACGCCGCAACCCCGGTGCCGCTTGATCTGCCCGCCGACAAAACCCGCAGCATTTTCCGCAGCCAGAGCAGTCCCGGTGGTGGCGGTTACAACGAATTGCGCATCGAAGATCGCAAAGGCGCCGAGGAAATCTACCTGCGCGCCCAGCGAAACTGGACTCAGCACGTACTCAATGATCAACAGGTGCAGGTCGATAACGCCCGCAGCATCGTCGTCACCGGCACCGCTCGCCATGAGCTGAAGGCCGACGAGCAACGCATCACCCATGGCCAGCGCCAGACCGAAGTGAAGCTGGACGATCACTTGGTGGTGGTCGGTGACCGACACATTCGGGTGACCAGCCAGGCGTTGAGTGCCAGCCAGCAATTCCATGTCAGCGCTGGTCAGCAAGTGGTGATCGACGGCGGCGCCAGCGCGACGATTCAGGCGGGCGGGCAGTGGATCAACATCGGTCCCGGCGGGATCTTCAGCAGCGTGCCGATTCAGGTGGGTGGTGCACTGATGCCGGCCATGGCGGCTGCGCCTGCCTTGCCGGATACGCCGTTGAAACTCGCCGCTGCCCCGGCAGCGGTGCTGAGTGCGGCACAGGTCATGAGCCTGAAAAGTGATGCACCGTTTTGTGAGGAATGTGAGCGTTGTAAGGACGGGATATGTCCTACGCCCAATTCATTGACCGGTGCGCCAAAGGCTTCATCCGCTAAAACTGCTTCAACTGTTGAGCCGGGTTTTCACATTGTCGAACAGGGGATGTCTCGGTCTGCGCTTGAATCAATACTGTTCCCGCAACCGGATCCGGCAGTACTGGAGAAATTCCGAAGCCTGAATCCACAACTCACCCAATACGCCAAACCTGGTCAATTGATCGTTCTGAGCGATCCACGCAATACGCAATGCACTCGTGAAGAAGCTTTGTTGATGGAAGCTGCGCAAAAAGTCGATGCGGCTCTTGAGCCGTTGAGCGATACCGAAGCCGAGTTCATGACGCGTCACCATGGTGAAATTGAATCTTTTCTTTCGCAGGGTTCTAGCAGTGTCGGTATTGGTGCTGCCATGTTCGATAAGCACATTGGTAACTTGAAGAGCACCCTTCTGGATCTAGAAAAATTGCACCAGAGAACTTTTGATAGGCATGGAAAACTTCAGGGTGCCGACTTCTTTGCCGAGCGCAAACGCCTAATGATGCAGCTCGATAATAGTCTTGGGCCATTGGTGCGCAAAGGAGTAGGGATTCCCGATCATCCGAAACTTAAAAATGCACTTGGTATATCCAGTCGAAGCCTTGTGCATCATTGGAGCAAGGCCGGCTCTGCGGGAGGTATTCCGGGATATGCGACGCATATTGATGGGGTGAGTAAGGCCAGTAAGTTGATCAAGATGGGGGGCTGGGTTGGGGTTGGGCTGCAAGCAACTGCATCGGGACTCAAGGTAAAGGAAACCTGTCGGAGCGGGACGGAAGAGGCATGCAGCAAAGTAAAGTTTACTGAGGCGGGGAAGTTCGGTGGGATCGTCGCAGGAGGAGCTGCTGGTGCATACATGGGAGGAACAATATGTATTGCTATCGGTGCTGGTGCTGTAGTTGTCGGAGGGATTATCTGCGGAGTCGTTTTAACTGGATTAGGTGCTGCTGTCGTTGGCGATGGACTAGGGAGCTTTGGTGAGTTAGGTGCCGAGGTTATATATGAGGTAAGTAGGTGAGAACTCAGTCTGAAACGGTATTTTTATTGGGTGGGTTAGTTCTAATTTTTATGATTTTGATTGTGTTGGTTGTTTTTTTGTATATTGCTTACTTTCGTATGGATGAAATAGTGGCGAATTTGAGTAAGTCTCCGGCTGTCATGTATAGAAAAACGTCCCTGGGTTGGGATCCAGTGAGTCGTTTGCTTTTAATATATTGTGTTAGCGCAATTCTGATTTTTCCGCGTCAGTCGTTGAAAAGCGGAGATCTTGATTTGCAAGACTATGAGCGCTTTCCAGTCAGGCTAAAGAGCATGATTAAAATGTGTGGTTACTTGATGCTATCGCTGGCATTGGTTTCTTTGGTGGTTGTAATTATAGGGAGGTATATGAGCTGGTTGAAGTGATATGTTTTTTGTGTTCTCAAATGCGTTTGTATCATGTTGGTCTTGGTTCTCGGCGTGATTGCGATGAAGACATTGGGGGTTAGGTGGGAACTCAGTCTGAAGGTTCTTATAGACGAAAAACTGGTGAAGGAGCGGGTGAAAAGATTTAGGGATGGGGTGGTTAATATTGGATGCAGAAGATGTTTATTTCATGTTCGCGATATTTAACATTGCATCGGGAATCGGTGTGTTTTTTGTTCAGTTATATTTTGTGTTTTTTGAACTTGAGAATATTTTTTCCGCGTTACCGAATTCGTATGGCGCTGATCTGCGCAAACCTTTTTTAACTGGAGGGATATTTAGCAAGATATTGGTAATTGGGAATATAGCTATGATGCTTTGTTTTCATAAGAGGTCGATAAAGAGGGGGGATTTGAGTCAGTACGACTACGGCAATTTTCCGTCAAAAATAAAATTCCAGTTGCGAACGATGCATTTCTTATCGCTATTTCTCGGCGTGATGATGCTTGTACTTTTTGCGGTGGGAAAATACATGGGGTGGCTAAAGTAGAGAGTGTAAAAAAAAATAGGGCAACCTTTTTCGCTGGAGAGGCTGGAGGAGAAAAATAGGTGAAATTATTTATAGGGGAATTTATGGATGACAGACAATGATGAAGTTTGGTTTGTCCTGATTTTTGGTGGATTGTTTTTTGGGCTTGGTTTTATATTTATTGTTGGTCAAGTGTATCTTGCTTTTTTTAGAGTGGAAAAGATTCTCAGTTTGCTCAGTAACTCTCATGGAGTTTCGATGCGTAAATCTTTTAGGAGCGGCGGAGTGTTTGGTGACCATTTTATGTTGGTCTGTATAGGTTCTTACTTGCTGTTACCGTCGAGATCGATTAGGAGCGGTGCCTTGGATGAAAGTGATTATATTAATTTCCCCCGTGGATTGTTGAGGCTGATTCGATTTTTTTATATATCTGCTCTTGGCGGCGGTATAGCGATGTTTGTGCTTTTTTTTGGAGGGGAATATATGGGCTGGCTCAAGTAGAAAGTGTATAAAAAATACGGCGGACTTTTTTTGGGGGTGGAGGTTATATTTGAGGCGACAAGATGAGATCAGCATCTGAGGCAATATTTGCATTTGGTGGCTTGATTTTGATGTTCCTTATGTTGTTGGCTTTGCTCGCCTTGTTGTATGTCTCCTATTTTCGTATGGCTGAGATACTCAGGCATCTGAGTAACTCTCCTGCAGTGCTTGCCAAACAAAAGACATTAGGGAGGGATCCCGTGAGTCGTTATTTTATGATTGCTTGCGTGGGGGCGTTGATGCTTTGTTCTCGGCAATCATTGAAAAAAGGAAAACTCAGCTTAGAAGATTACGAAAGTTTGCCTGTCGGGTTAAAGCGGTTTATAAAAATATCCTTTGGGTCAATGGTGGCTCTTACGCTTGTTGCTCTAGGGTTTGTATTGGTAGGTCGATATATCGGGTGGTTGAAGTGAGTGCGATGTAGTCGATTTTTTCGAGAGTTTATTAGTTTGGCGGGTTGAGCAGTTTTCGTTTGTTAAAGCAATTGATGGACACATTTCATGGTTAATAACCCTAATACCTGGCTACAAGGTCATCCCCTTAACGGCACTGAAAAACTCTTCGCAATCTTTAGTAACGCCAGCGCTGCGGAGCCGTTCAAGGTTTGGCGGCGCTCATTGAGCGTCCACGCGCCGAGCCCGATTTGGGCAGATACGATTTACTCCGGGTGGGAAGCAGTGATGCCCTATGTAGGAATCGTCGCTGCCGACAGTGAGTTTCTCGATTGGGTTGCCACAACCGAGTCCCAAGATTGGGGCTGGTTAGCGGTGTCTTCGGCAAGCCTTGAGGTGCTGGTTGAGCATCTGCGCAGTCTCACTCAAGTGACGCTACCGAACGGCAAAGCTGTGTTTTTCCGCTTTTGGGATGGGCGTTATTTGTTGCCGATTTTGCAGTCCGCTGACGTGAAAGCCGCTGAGCTATTACCGGTGATAGGGAGGTGCCTTATTAACCGGCAGTCGGTCGATATCGGTGGTAGTGCACTGAAAACCTCGAGGGTTTTTCCATGGTGGGAGGTTTCTGATTCCCTGCTGCAACACCTCGGCGCTGTAGATGCTTCAACCCATACCAACAATCTGTTGCAGTGGTTGAATGAAGAGCATCAGAACCTGTTCGAGGCGTTTTCTGAGAACGTGTTGCGAAGGAAGGTCGAGACGTTTCTTGCCAGGCCTGACCTGCCTTCCGGGCTGAAAGCAGAGTTGTTGGCGTACTTGATGGAAGAGCTGAGCTGATCTGATGTAGCTGCGAAATTTCTGGGCAAGGTCGTCGGAGGTTTCCTTCAAGATGTAGCGGTTTGCATGAACTGGTGCTCAACGCGCCTCATCGATAGTCTCTTAGCTGTCACTGCAAATTCAGTGACAGGGCGTGGAAGCCCTTCTATCGTTAGGCGCATCAAGCGCCACCAGTTCGGCGTGTTTTATCGTCTGTGTTTTATGGTGGCTGTGCGCGGGGCGCTTTCGAGTGCGCCGGGTGCCTAACGTCCCGGTCTTCCACACCTGCGTACAGCCGCCACCCATTGCGTGGAAGCGATTTGTGGCGGCGCCAATTCATACGTTAGGACTAAAACCGATGAAAACATTTCACCCCGATCCCCCCTACGAAAAACCAACCCCCCACCCCAAAAGCCGTTTCATGGCACTCACCAGCAATTGCGACGACATGCCAACCCTGTTCGTCGACACCCAGGCGCCCCTGGATGTTTTGTATGACGCCGCCAACTTCCGAATTCGCGCCGTCACCCAGGTGATGGAGAACCTGTCCATGCGCGGTTCGATCGAGTGTCAGTCCTTCCTTCTCAGTGATTTTGCTTTGCTCTGTGCCATTCCGTTGCGGGATGGGTGTGATGTGCTGGATGTGCTTGGCCGGCGTTTGCGGGCGCGGTCTTCAGAGTAGGTGTAAGGCTTGAGGTCCTTTCCCCCTCAACCTAGCGGGAAGTCGCCAAAATCAGTCTCGCGGCTCCAAGCAAAAATCCAAAGATTGTTCGATAAACAAACGTGGCGTGAGGAAAACCTCCCGCCACGTTTGCGTTTTATTTGCTTGTCATTCAGTGATCGTTAATTAGGGATTAGTCCTACATTCACATCCAACTTCCCTGACTTCTTTCTTGATCGATCCCCTGCACAGTCTCGCGCGCCCATTTTCTGCGCGAGGGATTGCTCATGTTTGCCCCGATTTTTCACTCTATTTCACGCCGATTGGTGTCTTGATGGCGCACATCGCCCGCATCGAACAGGAACTCGACTGTTTCAAGGACACCTTGAGTCTGTATCGCCAACAACTTGGTGGCTTCTTAAGCAGGAATGCGGACAAGGTCAGCCGAGCTACGGACATGCCCTCGCTGATGGACATGGAGCGGCTCATAAAACTGGGTAATACCACCACCGCGGTGAGCAGTCGTGATGACGATTTTTTCTCCAGTCTTGCGCAGTGCCCAAAGAGCGGGATTCTGGAGATCGAGAGCAAGTTCGAGTCGGTTTATGACATTCCGTTAGGGAATATCCAGATTGATGTGATTGCCGTAGAGGACGGCGAGACTAAGCCGATCACGCTTGATCAATACGGTAAGGGGCAATTCACCGGCACTCCCGGGAAGTTTTATCGCGTTCATGTCCAGAGTGAAGTCACCCCGCAACAAGTCGATGAGCTTTTCTCCTCTTACGACGGCCTGACCCAAGAGCTGGAAGTCTGGCTGCGCAGAGAGTGGGAAGGGTTTAAGCCGCAATGGTCGCAGCAATCGGCATCAGCTTCGTTGGCGGCGGTGGGCAATGGCATGCTCGCAGGTAGTTGGGCAGCCATTCAGGCTGTTTGGGATGGCATCGGTGAACTTACCGACATCCTGAAAGACCCCAACGCTTTTGCCGAGAAGCTTGGCGAAAGTGCTGGGCAACTTGCCGGTCTGGCCGTAACCGCCCCCGACCTGATGGAAAAAGCCATGTTGCTGGCCAGCGACGAGGCGGCGCTGTGTTTGTTGATGCGTACCGCAGTGCTATGGCTTGAAGCATTGCCACCTTCGCAACTTGCCGGGTCCTCGGCGGAAGCCATTTCCAAGGTCGTGGTTGGCTTGGTCATCGATTTGTTGATTGGCCTGGTGCTGAGCGTGGTCGGGGTGGGTGTTGCCTGGCTCGCGATGCGATTAAAGAAGTACAGCGCGCAGATTTATGAGGCCGCGATGGGCTTCGTGAAGTCGATGGTCACGATCATCAGCAACTTCATGGCTTACGTTGATCGCTATAAAACAGTTGCCGCACGGGGTGTGGCGGCGGGGCTCAAACAAGGTCGAATGCAACTGCGCTGGAATGGCCGCAAGAACACCACGCTGAAAAAAGACGAACACCACGACGACGCCCCGGATCAGGCGAAAAACCCCAACGGTGACAGCGCCGACACCGTCGATAAAACCGCCACCAACAAATGCCCGGTGTCGATGGTCACCGGCGAAGAACTGCTGACCCTCAACGACGGTACGCTGGACGGGATTTTGCCGTTCGAGTTCACCCGCCTCTATCGCACCAGTGCGGTGGAGATCGATTGCGGGCTCGGGTTTGGCTGGAGTCATTCGCTGTCGCATCGACTGGAAATCGAGGGCGACAGCGTTATCTGGATCGACCACGAAAACCGCCGTACCACCTTTCCGTTACCGAATATCGAGCGCCCGGCGATTCACAACAGCCTGTCGCGGGCGGCGATTTATCTGGGTGACGAGCCGGAAGAACTGATCCTCGCCCAGGCCGGTGACGACGCACGGTTCTATCACTTTCATAACGGTCGGTTGACGGCGATCAGCGACGTCTACGACAACCGCCTGCGCATCACCCGCGACCGGCAAGACCGCATCAAGCATCTCGACAACGGCGCTGGCCGTGCCTTGCGATTGCGCTATGACCGCAGCCATTTGCTCGCCATCGACTATCAGCGTTTTCAGCCGGCCGACACCCTGGAAGACGCCTGGCGTACCGAACAAACACTGGTTGCCTACCGCTACGACGCTCGCCATCGCTTGATCGAAGCCACCAATGCCGCTGGCGAAAGCGAGCGCTACGACTACGACGATCAGCACGTCATCCTGCAGCGGCAGTTGGCCGGTGGGGCGAGTTTCTTCTGGGAGTGGGAAAGGTCCGGTAAGGCGGCCCGATGTGTCCGGCATTGGGCGTCGTTTGCGCAAATGGACGCGCGTTACGTCTGGGACGACCACGGCCGTGTGCGGGTTAAAAACGCCGACGGCAGCGAAGAGGTTTACGAACACGACGACCGGGCGCGGCTGGTGCGCAAGGTCGGGCTGGACGGCGGCGAACACCTCAAGGCCTACGACGACCACGGTCGGCTGCTGGCCGAGCAGGACCCGCTCGGCGCCGTCACCGAATACCGTTACGACGAAGTCGGACGGCTGATCGCGCTGATTCCGCCGGAAGACGAGCCGACGGC of the Pseudomonas frederiksbergensis genome contains:
- a CDS encoding DUF4123 domain-containing protein, which translates into the protein MVNNPNTWLQGHPLNGTEKLFAIFSNASAAEPFKVWRRSLSVHAPSPIWADTIYSGWEAVMPYVGIVAADSEFLDWVATTESQDWGWLAVSSASLEVLVEHLRSLTQVTLPNGKAVFFRFWDGRYLLPILQSADVKAAELLPVIGRCLINRQSVDIGGSALKTSRVFPWWEVSDSLLQHLGAVDASTHTNNLLQWLNEEHQNLFEAFSENVLRRKVETFLARPDLPSGLKAELLAYLMEELS